Proteins co-encoded in one Bacillus sp. FSL H8-0547 genomic window:
- a CDS encoding helix-turn-helix transcriptional regulator → MGEKRSASGFLLKQRAFLKLYMIRMTEQDRLYGLKLLDVLRDEFRIYGYRPNHSEVYKSLHELIEDGILKQVKRKKEGMKLQEVVYYQFEDYEKAKLYKKQLKTELDRCQKLLGKALQDNYT, encoded by the coding sequence ATGGGCGAGAAGAGAAGTGCCAGCGGGTTTTTGCTGAAGCAAAGAGCCTTTTTAAAGCTTTATATGATTCGAATGACAGAGCAGGACAGACTCTACGGCCTGAAGCTTCTTGATGTTCTGCGCGATGAGTTCAGAATTTACGGATACAGGCCAAATCATTCAGAGGTTTACAAGTCCCTGCACGAACTGATCGAGGACGGCATTCTTAAACAGGTCAAGCGGAAAAAAGAGGGGATGAAGCTTCAGGAGGTTGTGTATTATCAATTCGAGGATTACGAAAAAGCAAAGCTATATAAAAAGCAGCTGAAAACAGAGCTTGACAGATGCCAAAAACTGCTCGGAAAAGCGCTTCAGGATAATTACACATAA
- a CDS encoding molybdenum cofactor biosynthesis protein MoaE, with translation MNQSLFELTEKPISAEETANKVANRNAGAITLFIGTVREMTNGKRTLFLEYQAYKPMAEKMLMQIGKEISEKWPGTAAAITHRTGRLEISEAAVVIAVSSPHRKAAYEANEYAIERIKEIVPIWKKEHWDDGTEWIGNQLETVSYPEGKTGKGELA, from the coding sequence ATGAATCAAAGTCTATTTGAACTAACAGAAAAGCCGATATCAGCAGAAGAAACGGCAAACAAAGTAGCAAACCGAAATGCCGGTGCCATTACCCTATTTATCGGAACGGTTCGCGAAATGACAAATGGAAAGAGAACGCTGTTTCTGGAATACCAGGCATATAAGCCGATGGCAGAAAAAATGCTCATGCAAATCGGAAAAGAAATAAGTGAAAAATGGCCGGGGACAGCAGCAGCCATTACACACAGAACCGGCAGGCTCGAGATTTCAGAAGCGGCTGTCGTCATTGCCGTTTCATCCCCTCACCGAAAGGCCGCCTATGAAGCCAATGAATATGCGATTGAGCGGATAAAAGAAATCGTCCCTATTTGGAAAAAAGAGCATTGGGATGACGGTACGGAATGGATCGGGAACCAGCTTGAGACTGTTTCCTACCCGGAAGGCAAAACGGGGAAAGGAGAGCTTGCATGA
- the moaD gene encoding molybdopterin converting factor subunit 1 — MITILFFAHLGDQAGESSVQMQAAGMTAGEMKEVLSETYRLKGIHTAMIAVNEEFADDSTVLHDGDTIAFIPPVSGG; from the coding sequence ATGATTACCATTCTTTTTTTCGCCCATCTTGGGGACCAGGCCGGAGAAAGCAGCGTTCAAATGCAGGCTGCCGGCATGACTGCAGGTGAAATGAAAGAGGTTCTCTCTGAAACATACAGGCTTAAGGGCATTCATACGGCGATGATTGCAGTGAATGAAGAATTTGCAGATGACAGCACCGTGCTGCATGATGGAGATACGATCGCCTTTATACCGCCTGTGAGCGGCGGGTAA
- a CDS encoding DUF1641 domain-containing protein, with protein MAKATKTIVRQEISDEEKRSRELREIEDALITHKEVIKDTLEVLDHMQDKGILSLMKGLFGQGDKVLDILVKTADNKETANTIKNLLLMTGVLGMINVKQLEPFLMKVNAGIARVAENKETNEKTGYFDLAKSLKDPEVNRAVTLLLTFLKGMGEETQHVEKGTRSKEDQARYKDQTLE; from the coding sequence GTGGCAAAAGCGACTAAGACCATTGTCCGGCAGGAAATATCGGACGAAGAAAAAAGAAGCCGGGAGTTAAGAGAAATTGAAGATGCCTTGATCACTCATAAAGAAGTGATCAAGGACACACTTGAAGTCCTTGATCATATGCAGGATAAGGGCATTCTCTCGCTCATGAAAGGACTTTTTGGCCAGGGGGACAAAGTCCTGGACATACTTGTGAAAACCGCTGACAACAAAGAAACGGCAAATACCATAAAAAATCTGCTTCTGATGACTGGTGTTTTGGGCATGATTAACGTCAAACAGCTTGAGCCGTTCTTAATGAAAGTGAACGCCGGAATTGCAAGAGTGGCTGAAAACAAAGAAACGAACGAAAAAACGGGCTATTTCGATCTCGCGAAATCTCTCAAAGACCCTGAAGTGAACCGGGCAGTTACCCTGCTCCTTACCTTTTTAAAGGGAATGGGGGAAGAAACGCAGCATGTAGAGAAAGGGACCAGGAGCAAAGAGGATCAGGCACGGTATAAAGATCAGACATTGGAATAA
- a CDS encoding ABC transporter ATP-binding protein yields the protein MTIFTLDEVRKTFTNGEVEEEILKGINLSLKEGEVTALVGASGSGKSTLLTIAAGLQPASNGHVIFDGKNMTAMSSEQVRKIRASKFGFVFQFAHLVPFLTVEEQLMLMLEVSESKLRKHEQKREVNRILKLVAMDHRKNAYPSSLSGGEKQRVAIARAMIHKPKILFADEPTASLDSKRSKDVMSLIRELTKTLNITTLMVTHDEEMLSYVDHVIKMSDGMVLQNGN from the coding sequence ATGACAATATTTACACTTGATGAAGTAAGAAAAACATTTACTAATGGTGAAGTAGAGGAAGAAATACTAAAAGGAATTAACCTGTCTCTTAAAGAAGGAGAGGTAACAGCATTAGTGGGTGCCTCAGGCTCTGGTAAAAGTACACTCCTTACAATAGCTGCAGGACTGCAGCCTGCATCAAATGGGCACGTTATATTTGATGGTAAGAATATGACTGCTATGAGTTCTGAACAGGTTCGAAAAATACGGGCAAGCAAATTTGGTTTTGTCTTTCAGTTTGCTCATCTTGTTCCTTTTCTCACAGTTGAAGAACAACTCATGCTGATGCTGGAGGTTTCTGAATCAAAATTAAGGAAACATGAACAAAAAAGAGAAGTTAATAGGATCCTAAAACTAGTTGCAATGGATCATCGGAAAAATGCTTATCCATCTTCATTATCGGGTGGCGAGAAACAGCGAGTTGCAATTGCTCGTGCAATGATCCATAAACCTAAAATTCTCTTCGCAGATGAACCAACTGCAAGCCTGGATTCAAAAAGGTCTAAGGACGTTATGTCGTTAATTCGAGAGTTAACTAAAACATTAAATATTACTACATTGATGGTTACCCATGATGAAGAGATGCTTTCATACGTTGACCATGTCATCAAAATGAGTGATGGAATGGTTTTGCAAAACGGAAATTGA
- a CDS encoding cysteine dioxygenase family protein, which yields MPLIKDDRSKPYYRKLLYKNEQLELLVMNWSDLECAPHDHGHSFGWIQVISGVSKNTVYKVKGEALPYELFTELKREGKTFFAPKFGIHKMAEAGNTGLITLHLYAPPITGMKVYDLEKCAACVVSDDCGAWWPDDLRQQVKEIKLKSAAD from the coding sequence ATGCCTCTCATAAAAGACGACAGGAGCAAACCCTATTACAGAAAACTTCTTTATAAAAATGAACAGCTTGAACTGCTTGTCATGAACTGGTCTGACCTTGAGTGTGCTCCTCATGACCACGGGCATTCATTCGGGTGGATACAGGTCATAAGCGGTGTGTCCAAAAATACAGTGTATAAGGTAAAAGGCGAAGCACTTCCTTATGAACTCTTCACAGAACTAAAAAGAGAAGGAAAGACTTTTTTTGCACCAAAATTCGGCATACACAAAATGGCTGAGGCCGGCAATACTGGACTGATTACCCTTCATCTGTACGCACCGCCTATCACGGGCATGAAAGTGTACGATTTAGAGAAGTGCGCAGCCTGTGTGGTTTCGGATGACTGCGGAGCATGGTGGCCGGATGACCTCAGGCAACAAGTGAAAGAAATAAAGCTTAAGAGCGCTGCAGACTGA
- a CDS encoding ABC transporter permease: MNIAWKEIKKNKVRFLILSSIVFLVSLLTFIISGLANGLSQDNAALIKDLPKGHFYMNKDAEETYNLSKIDSDIQKEILNKQKDAVAFSIQMGFLNDKDDKQQSVAFVTSTDSKLFSNVKDGEIILDSSLKNKGIKVGDALTNHQFSGEFIVKGFVDQKKYSHTPVAYINMKNYQEMYRVMEMQLIFMPGGDSSQEVTGLQSFSTEDFLDTIPSYNAEQMSLNMIVWFLVVISGMLFAIFFYMMNVQKIGLYGILKAIGMKTSRLFKMMWTQMLFITIIALTLSITLSQVFNMAAPEGMPFHLTFEATVQLSVIFLIIGFIGATLSGIQIQKIEPLQAIQQGEA, encoded by the coding sequence ATGAATATTGCTTGGAAAGAAATCAAGAAAAATAAAGTAAGGTTTTTGATTTTAAGTTCAATTGTTTTTCTCGTTAGTTTATTAACATTTATCATATCTGGTTTGGCAAATGGATTATCGCAAGACAATGCCGCCCTCATTAAAGATTTGCCAAAAGGGCATTTTTATATGAATAAAGACGCAGAAGAAACTTATAACCTATCAAAAATAGACAGTGATATACAAAAAGAAATACTAAACAAACAAAAAGATGCTGTGGCATTTTCTATTCAAATGGGTTTTCTAAATGACAAGGATGACAAACAACAAAGCGTCGCCTTTGTTACATCCACTGATTCAAAGTTATTTAGTAATGTTAAAGATGGAGAAATAATTTTAGATAGCTCATTGAAGAATAAAGGTATAAAAGTTGGAGATGCCTTAACTAATCATCAATTTAGTGGCGAGTTTATCGTAAAGGGTTTTGTTGATCAAAAGAAATATAGCCATACCCCAGTTGCTTATATAAACATGAAGAATTATCAAGAAATGTATCGAGTGATGGAAATGCAATTGATTTTTATGCCAGGAGGAGATTCTTCACAAGAAGTTACTGGCTTACAATCATTTTCAACCGAAGATTTCCTCGATACAATTCCAAGTTATAATGCAGAACAGATGTCTTTAAATATGATTGTGTGGTTTTTGGTTGTCATTAGCGGAATGTTGTTTGCTATCTTTTTCTACATGATGAACGTTCAAAAAATTGGTTTATACGGTATTTTAAAAGCAATCGGTATGAAAACAAGCAGACTATTTAAAATGATGTGGACACAAATGCTTTTTATTACAATCATTGCACTTACTTTGTCTATTACACTCAGCCAAGTTTTTAATATGGCTGCACCTGAAGGAATGCCTTTCCATTTAACCTTTGAAGCAACAGTACAATTATCTGTCATTTTCCTGATTATTGGTTTTATCGGAGCTACACTATCAGGTATACAAATCCAAAAAATCGAACCTTTACAAGCAATACAGCAAGGAGAGGCTTAA
- a CDS encoding HAMP domain-containing sensor histidine kinase, producing the protein MKSLYVKFVVITIGIMIFSGIFAFLLSNTYYQQKLKPYNDQKNTKIALDIAEFAENHPDINLKDYLDNISSTGYQIFLVDNFGNEFYFGAPFRENTLSNSAKEQVLNGDIFHGILNFPQETFVTGFFANELKNTIGVPLTHNKEKYALFLRPDIKLLFNEMHILFAWMLALIIIISIVMVLFTAKYLVNPISKLTTATKSLSNGDFNVDLDITRHDELGELSRSFLRMASKLEQMDDMRKEFISNISHDIQSPLSNIKGYTNLLESESISPEEKSNYISVINGEIKRLSTLTKQLLLLASLDRDEDIMKRKPFNVGEQMKELVKSYQWQMGEKGITLSFTLPNVEIVGDPSLLNTVWDNLLTNAIKYNKSNGSIDISIEEKEKSVLVTFEDTGIGLNDEEKEKIFDRFYRVDTARTRSVEGTGLGLSIVAAIVKLHGGLIHVKSMEYEGTIFVVELPLR; encoded by the coding sequence ATGAAATCTCTATATGTGAAGTTTGTTGTCATTACTATTGGAATTATGATTTTTAGCGGAATCTTTGCTTTTTTACTCTCCAATACGTATTATCAACAAAAATTAAAACCTTACAATGATCAAAAAAATACAAAAATCGCATTAGATATTGCTGAATTTGCCGAGAACCATCCCGATATAAATCTTAAAGATTATTTGGATAATATCTCTTCCACTGGGTATCAAATTTTCTTGGTTGACAATTTTGGAAATGAATTTTATTTTGGTGCACCTTTTAGGGAAAATACTCTGTCTAATTCCGCTAAAGAACAAGTATTAAACGGTGATATTTTTCATGGCATTCTAAATTTTCCACAGGAAACATTCGTCACTGGTTTTTTTGCAAACGAATTGAAGAATACGATTGGTGTACCGTTAACTCATAATAAGGAAAAGTATGCTCTCTTCCTTAGACCGGATATTAAACTCCTTTTTAACGAGATGCATATTTTATTTGCGTGGATGCTTGCATTAATAATTATTATCAGTATCGTTATGGTTCTTTTTACTGCAAAATATTTAGTGAATCCAATCTCAAAACTTACAACAGCCACAAAGTCACTGTCTAATGGGGATTTTAATGTTGACCTTGATATTACTCGTCATGATGAGTTAGGAGAGCTTTCACGTAGTTTTTTACGAATGGCAAGTAAACTGGAACAAATGGATGATATGAGGAAAGAGTTCATTTCAAATATTTCTCATGATATACAGTCACCGCTATCCAATATAAAAGGATATACAAACCTATTGGAAAGTGAATCAATAAGTCCAGAAGAAAAAAGCAATTACATTTCTGTCATCAATGGAGAAATTAAAAGGCTCTCTACATTAACGAAACAATTACTACTTCTTGCTTCGTTAGATCGCGATGAGGATATCATGAAAAGAAAGCCATTTAATGTTGGGGAGCAAATGAAGGAACTGGTGAAAAGCTATCAGTGGCAAATGGGTGAAAAAGGTATTACGCTCAGTTTTACATTACCAAATGTGGAAATCGTCGGGGACCCTTCTTTACTTAATACGGTTTGGGATAATCTGTTAACCAATGCCATCAAATACAATAAATCAAATGGCAGTATTGACATATCGATTGAAGAGAAAGAAAAATCTGTATTGGTAACCTTTGAAGATACGGGGATCGGGTTGAATGATGAAGAGAAAGAAAAAATTTTTGATCGTTTTTATCGAGTAGATACCGCACGGACGCGTTCAGTTGAGGGAACAGGATTGGGACTATCCATTGTTGCTGCTATTGTTAAACTGCATGGTGGACTGATTCATGTGAAGAGTATGGAATATGAAGGAACGATCTTTGTTGTTGAATTGCCTTTAAGGTAG
- the fdhF gene encoding formate dehydrogenase subunit alpha — MSEKQFIQVNKRKVYADENQSALQLLKSQGTDVPSVCYHESLGPIETCDTCLIKVNGEFRRACSTEIHPGDVLDTESPEVKEAQLIAMDRILHNHELYCTVCDYNNGGCDIHNTVKAMKINHQSIPFTQKPYKEDMSNPFYRYDPDQCILCGRCVEACQNVQVTETLSIDWEREKPRVIWDNDVPINESSCVSCGHCSTVCPCNAMMEKGMLGEAGYLTGISKQTLRPMIELTKNVETGYGSILAISDMESAMRDENIKKTKTVCTYCGVGCSFDIWTKDRKILKVEPHPDAPSNGISTCIKGKFGWDFVNSEERLTKPLIREGNHFREAEWDEALSLIAKKFTEIKSEYGPDALSFISSSKCTNEESYLMQKLARAVIGTNNIDNCSRYCQTPATMGLFRTVGYGGDSGTIKDIEGAELVLIIGSNTSESHPVLSTRVKRANKMNSQKLIVADLRKHEMAERSDLFIQPASGTDLVWLSAVTNYMIEQGWEDRQFLKNRVNGFEDYLSSIKKFTLDEAEKLSGISKEQMIRIAKMIHEAESTVVLWAMGVTQHSGGSDTSTAISNLLLVTGNYGRPHTGAYPLRGHNNVQGASDFGSMPDRLPSYEKITDDTVREKYERAWRVKLPAEPGLNNHEMVAGIHHGSVKAMYLKGEEMGVVDSNMNYVHAAYEKLDFFVVQDLFLSKTAEFADVVLPASPSLEKEGTFTNTERRVQRLYEVLEPLGDSKPDWKIIMDVANQLGAGWTYDHPSDIMAEAAQLAPLFAGVTYERLEGYSSLVWPVKPDGTDTPVLFLDEFPFPDGKARLHPVEWTRPVEFDEEFDIHVNNGRLLEHFHEGNMTYKSEGITSKTPRTFLEVSPELALERGIKDGSLVRLISPYGKVKVQCIVTERVKGKEVYLPMNDSGEAAINLITSSYADKDTDTPAYKEVKAKLEVLETEGVNPLPRTNFRFGHPNPQRGVEVERKWKRKDYVFPGDLVQKEGKSSGKSD; from the coding sequence TTGTCTGAAAAACAGTTTATTCAAGTGAATAAGCGGAAGGTTTATGCTGATGAAAACCAATCAGCACTTCAGCTGTTAAAAAGTCAGGGGACAGACGTTCCTTCCGTTTGCTACCACGAGAGTCTTGGGCCGATTGAGACGTGCGACACATGCCTTATTAAAGTGAACGGTGAATTTAGAAGAGCCTGTTCAACTGAGATACATCCAGGAGATGTATTGGACACAGAATCTCCCGAGGTGAAAGAAGCACAGCTCATCGCAATGGACAGAATTCTGCACAATCATGAACTGTACTGTACGGTTTGCGACTACAACAACGGAGGATGCGATATACATAATACGGTAAAAGCGATGAAAATCAATCATCAGAGCATTCCTTTTACTCAGAAACCTTACAAAGAAGATATGTCCAATCCATTTTACAGATATGATCCTGATCAGTGCATTCTGTGTGGAAGATGTGTGGAAGCGTGCCAGAACGTTCAAGTAACAGAAACGCTTTCCATTGACTGGGAGCGAGAGAAGCCCCGTGTCATTTGGGACAACGATGTTCCCATTAATGAATCTTCATGCGTCTCCTGCGGCCACTGCTCAACTGTGTGTCCGTGCAATGCCATGATGGAAAAAGGCATGCTGGGGGAAGCTGGTTATCTGACTGGTATCAGCAAACAGACTCTCCGTCCCATGATTGAACTGACGAAAAATGTGGAAACCGGCTACGGCTCTATTCTCGCCATTTCGGATATGGAATCTGCGATGAGGGATGAGAACATCAAGAAAACAAAAACGGTTTGCACCTATTGCGGAGTCGGATGCAGCTTTGACATTTGGACAAAAGACCGCAAGATCCTTAAAGTGGAACCCCATCCGGATGCTCCTTCAAACGGAATCTCCACATGCATCAAAGGAAAGTTCGGCTGGGATTTTGTAAACAGTGAAGAACGGCTGACAAAACCCTTGATTCGAGAAGGAAACCACTTCAGAGAAGCAGAATGGGATGAAGCTCTGTCCCTGATTGCAAAAAAATTCACTGAAATTAAAAGTGAGTACGGTCCGGATGCTCTGAGCTTCATCAGCTCTTCCAAATGTACGAATGAAGAATCGTATCTGATGCAAAAGCTTGCAAGAGCTGTAATCGGGACGAATAACATTGATAACTGTTCCAGGTACTGTCAGACTCCGGCCACAATGGGACTTTTCCGCACAGTCGGGTACGGCGGCGACTCTGGAACAATCAAAGACATTGAAGGGGCAGAACTGGTCCTGATCATCGGCTCGAACACTTCTGAATCGCATCCTGTATTATCAACCAGGGTTAAGCGGGCCAACAAGATGAACAGTCAAAAGCTGATCGTGGCGGATCTCAGAAAGCATGAAATGGCAGAGCGGTCTGATCTGTTTATCCAGCCTGCTTCCGGAACGGATCTTGTGTGGCTTTCAGCTGTAACAAATTACATGATTGAACAGGGATGGGAAGACCGCCAGTTTCTTAAAAATAGAGTCAATGGATTTGAAGACTACCTCTCAAGTATCAAGAAATTCACGCTTGATGAAGCAGAAAAGCTTTCAGGAATTTCGAAAGAGCAGATGATTCGAATCGCAAAAATGATTCACGAAGCGGAAAGCACGGTTGTCCTGTGGGCCATGGGCGTGACGCAGCACTCAGGCGGAAGTGATACAAGCACGGCCATTTCAAATCTGCTTCTTGTAACGGGCAACTATGGCAGACCTCATACCGGCGCGTATCCGCTGAGAGGCCATAACAATGTCCAGGGGGCAAGCGACTTCGGCAGCATGCCTGACCGGCTGCCGTCCTACGAAAAAATAACGGACGATACTGTCAGAGAAAAGTACGAGAGAGCCTGGAGAGTGAAACTTCCTGCCGAGCCAGGCCTCAACAATCATGAAATGGTTGCCGGCATTCATCACGGCAGTGTAAAAGCGATGTATTTAAAAGGGGAAGAAATGGGTGTAGTGGACTCTAATATGAACTATGTTCATGCTGCTTATGAAAAGCTCGACTTTTTTGTTGTGCAGGATTTATTTCTTTCAAAAACGGCTGAATTTGCAGATGTTGTCCTGCCGGCAAGTCCAAGTCTTGAAAAAGAAGGGACCTTCACAAACACAGAAAGGAGAGTTCAAAGACTCTACGAAGTGCTGGAACCTCTCGGAGATTCTAAACCTGACTGGAAGATCATTATGGATGTTGCCAATCAGCTTGGCGCAGGCTGGACCTATGATCACCCTTCAGACATTATGGCAGAAGCAGCACAGCTTGCTCCTCTTTTTGCAGGAGTCACTTACGAACGTCTTGAAGGCTACAGCAGTCTTGTCTGGCCGGTAAAGCCGGACGGTACAGATACACCCGTCCTCTTTTTGGATGAGTTTCCTTTTCCGGACGGCAAGGCGCGCCTTCATCCGGTGGAATGGACAAGACCGGTTGAATTTGACGAAGAATTTGACATCCATGTAAACAACGGCCGTCTGCTGGAACATTTCCATGAAGGCAATATGACATACAAATCCGAAGGGATTACATCTAAAACACCGCGGACCTTCCTTGAAGTTTCACCAGAGCTCGCTTTGGAGCGGGGAATAAAAGACGGCTCTCTTGTAAGACTCATTTCACCGTATGGAAAGGTGAAAGTGCAGTGCATCGTAACAGAAAGGGTGAAGGGGAAAGAAGTTTACTTGCCGATGAATGACTCCGGGGAGGCGGCGATCAATCTGATTACAAGCAGCTATGCCGATAAAGATACAGATACCCCTGCCTATAAAGAAGTGAAGGCCAAGCTTGAAGTTCTTGAGACAGAAGGAGTGAATCCTCTGCCGCGGACAAACTTCCGTTTTGGCCATCCAAATCCGCAAAGAGGCGTTGAAGTTGAACGAAAGTGGAAACGAAAAGATTACGTGTTTCCGGGAGACCTTGTTCAAAAGGAGGGGAAAAGCAGTGGCAAAAGCGACTAA
- the mobB gene encoding molybdopterin-guanine dinucleotide biosynthesis protein B, with protein MALGEQRAILQITGFQNSGKTAVMEQLIKKAHNEGYKAGTIKHHGHGGTPDQIVKEKDSGKHLMAGSKLAGVEGGGVLQLSLGSGSWTLEELLKIYSMLDLDLILIEGYKHELYPKAVCIRNEQDLSLLELNGIVCVIADKKEMVHTSVPVFSFHDEEHLYLDFLMKVVKKQYESKSI; from the coding sequence ATGGCCTTGGGTGAACAACGCGCCATCCTGCAGATAACAGGCTTTCAGAATTCAGGAAAGACCGCCGTGATGGAACAGCTGATCAAAAAGGCACACAATGAAGGCTATAAGGCTGGGACAATCAAACATCATGGCCACGGCGGAACTCCTGATCAGATCGTGAAAGAAAAGGACAGCGGGAAGCATTTAATGGCCGGCTCAAAGCTTGCAGGAGTTGAAGGAGGCGGCGTTCTTCAGCTGTCGCTTGGATCTGGATCATGGACGCTTGAAGAACTGCTGAAGATCTACAGCATGCTTGATTTGGATCTCATTTTAATTGAAGGCTATAAACATGAACTGTATCCAAAAGCAGTGTGCATACGAAACGAACAGGACCTGAGTCTCCTTGAACTAAATGGAATTGTTTGTGTCATTGCGGATAAGAAGGAAATGGTTCATACAAGTGTGCCTGTTTTCAGTTTTCATGATGAGGAGCATCTCTATTTGGATTTTTTAATGAAGGTTGTGAAAAAACAGTATGAATCAAAGTCTATTTGA
- a CDS encoding nucleotide excision repair endonuclease has protein sequence MIKIDIPRSDVVLTRNPVKGQPVEAPLSSEYGFTDYNRIPRDKGGIFMFFNINDELLFVGKARKLRQRIKKHFEDQVSPIKDHRDEVHEIAVCIVESPMEREIYETYLINELQAKYNVEKVFYK, from the coding sequence ATGATAAAAATCGATATACCAAGATCAGACGTTGTACTGACAAGAAACCCCGTAAAAGGACAGCCTGTAGAAGCTCCTCTTAGCAGCGAATACGGCTTTACAGATTACAACAGAATTCCCCGCGATAAAGGCGGAATTTTTATGTTTTTTAATATTAATGATGAGCTTTTGTTTGTAGGAAAAGCACGCAAGCTTAGACAGCGCATTAAAAAGCATTTTGAGGATCAGGTTTCTCCGATTAAAGATCACCGCGATGAAGTGCACGAAATTGCTGTTTGCATCGTTGAAAGCCCAATGGAACGCGAAATTTACGAAACGTATCTGATCAATGAGCTTCAGGCGAAATATAATGTTGAGAAGGTTTTTTATAAATAA
- a CDS encoding response regulator transcription factor produces MTTILIVDDDINILQLVNIHLSEAGYKVFQAKDGTEALGVLNRETCDLAVVDVMMPFMDGYALTREIRRDYDLPVILLTAKNQIEDKEEGFKSGTDDYLVKPFEPKELHFRIEALLRRYDKHSDEFIIRLGNTTINKKNYEVQIGDRTILLPLKEFELLYFLALHSMQVFSRDHLIEHIWGLDYEGDERTVDVHVKRLRERFSKLTDDFQIKTVRGVGYALEANRR; encoded by the coding sequence ATGACAACCATTCTAATTGTAGATGACGATATCAATATTTTACAGCTGGTAAATATCCACTTATCCGAAGCTGGATATAAAGTATTTCAAGCAAAAGACGGTACTGAAGCGTTAGGAGTTCTTAATAGAGAAACATGTGATTTAGCAGTAGTGGACGTGATGATGCCTTTTATGGATGGTTATGCATTAACAAGGGAGATTCGAAGGGATTATGATCTACCAGTGATCCTTTTAACAGCCAAGAATCAAATTGAGGATAAAGAAGAAGGATTTAAATCAGGGACGGATGATTATCTGGTCAAGCCATTTGAACCAAAAGAATTACACTTTAGAATTGAAGCTTTATTGCGACGATATGATAAACACTCAGATGAATTTATCATTCGCTTAGGAAATACAACGATAAATAAAAAAAACTATGAGGTTCAGATTGGGGATCGAACAATTCTTTTACCCTTAAAGGAATTCGAACTACTGTATTTTCTGGCTCTCCATTCTATGCAAGTATTTTCTCGTGATCACCTAATAGAACATATTTGGGGTTTGGATTATGAAGGGGATGAACGAACTGTTGATGTTCATGTGAAAAGGTTAAGGGAACGTTTTTCTAAATTGACGGATGATTTTCAAATTAAGACAGTGCGTGGAGTTGGATATGCGCTGGAGGCAAATCGCAGATGA